A DNA window from Brachionichthys hirsutus isolate HB-005 chromosome 10, CSIRO-AGI_Bhir_v1, whole genome shotgun sequence contains the following coding sequences:
- the LOC137900108 gene encoding sodium/potassium/calcium exchanger 3, with amino-acid sequence MRAAARRRRPFQRFCCCAVGLVAVIWFTQAIQAPETETSGLWLGGADGMRRWTRRLMQEESDNQSLVQPRAAIHEFPEDIFTKEQRRNGAVFLHALCAIYMFYALAIVCDDYFVPSLEKISTNLQLSEDVAGATFMAAGSSAPELFTSLIGVFITKGDVGVGTIVGSAVFNILVIIGLSGIFAGQIIVLTWWPLFRDSSYYILSVLTLIMVIYDARVDWWESLLLMTMYSIYIIIMKFNSQILAFVMQQLASLKPCCPRSEDRREDKPGEDASACTTSMVLLSKGQANGQEPPPVIMVDELLTLNPHKLSFSEAGLRIMITPHFSPRTRLSMAGRVLISERQRLIQSSTCQRDGEAGPGSRGASASNSLKRTGSCSLENGGKAPGIGAAAETGDKPGSPAGRPEDEDDDEDGIFSPLRIPGSFPARVKWVITWPLGLLLYCTVPNCILPRWHRWFMATFVASTLWIAIFSYLMVWMVTIISHTLDIPDYIMGITFLAAGTSVPDCMASLIVARQGMGDMAVSNSIGSNIFDILLGLGFPWALRTLMVDHGSAVFINNKGLVYSVILLLASVFLTVTSVHLNRWRLDRRLGLALLFLYAIFLLCSILFGQM; translated from the exons ATGAGAGCAGCAGCGAGGCGCCGGCGGCCTTTCCAGCGGTTCTGCTGCTGTGCAGTCGGGCTCGTCGCTGTCATTTGGTTCACGCAAGCCATTCAGGCACCAG agacagagacttCTGGACTCTGGCTGGGTGGGGCCGATGGGATGCGACGGTGGACCCGAAGGCTGATGCAGGAGGAGTCGGACAACCAGAGCCTGGTTCAGCCCCGAGCAG CCATCCATGAGTTTCCAGAGGACATCTTTAccaaggagcagaggagaaacggGGCCGTGTTTCTGCACGCGCTCTGT gcCATCTACATGTTCTATGCGCTCGCCATCGTCTGTGACGACTACTTTGTCCCGTCCCTTGAGAAAATATCTACG AACCTGCAGCTGAGTGAAGATGTGGCCGGGGCGACATTCATGGCTGCAGGGAGCTCTGCTCCAGAGCTTTTCACCTCACTCATTG GCGTCTTCATCACCAAAGGAGACGTCGGAGTCGGCACGATCGTCGGCTCGGCCGTCTTCAACATCCTGGTCATCATCGGGCTCAGTGGGATCTTTGCAGGCCAG ATCATTGTCCTGACGTGGTGGCCGCTTTTCAGAGACTCCTCCTATTACATCCTGTCTGTTCTGACTCTAATCATG gTTATCTACGATGCCAGAGTCGACTG GTGGGAATCTCTGCTCCTCATGACTATGTATAGCATCTACATTATAATCATGAA GTTTAACTCCCAGATTCTGGCGTTTGTAATGCAGCAGTTGGCGAGCCTCAAGCCGTGCTGCCCCCGATCAGAGGATCGCAGAGAGGACAAGCCCGGAGAGGATGCCTCCGCATGCACCACATCCATGGTGCTTCTCAGCAAGG GCCAGGCCAATGGTCAGGAGCCTCCTCCAGTCATCATGGTGGAtgagcttctcaccctcaaCCCCCACAAACTGTCCTTCTCTGAGGCCGGCCTGCGGATCATGATCACGCCCCACTTCTCCCCTCGTACCAGACTCTCCATGGCTGGACGCGTGCTCATCAGCGAG AGACAGAGGCTGATACAGAGCTCGACGTGCCAGCGGGACGGCGAGGCCGGTCCCGGGTCACGGGGGGCGTCCGCCAGCAACAGCCTGAAGAGGACGGGCTCCTGCAGTCTGGAGAACGGAGGGAAGGCTCCCGGGATAGGAGCCGCCGCGGAGACGGGAGACAAGCCGGGAAGCCCAGCAGGACGgccggaggacgaggacgacgaTGAAGATGGGATTTTCAGTCCATTGCGCATACCGG GGAGCTTCCCTGCGCGGGTCAAGTGGGTGATCACGTGGCCCCTGGGCCTCCTGCTCTACTGCACCGTGCCCAACTGTATTCTTCCACGCTGGCACCGCTGGTTCATGGCCACCTTCGTGGCCTCCACCCTGTGGATCGCGATCTTCTCCTACCTCATGGTGTGGATG gtcaccaTCATCAGCCACACTCTGGACATCCCAGACTACATCATGGGCATAACGTTCCTGGCAGCCGGGACCAGCGTTCCGGACTGCATGGCGAGTCTGATCGTCGCTCGACAAG GCATGGGAGACATGGCGGTGTCCAACTCCATCGGCAGCAATATATTTGACATCCTGTTAGGCTTGGGATTCCCCTGGGCTCTGCGTACCCTGATGGTGGACCACGGATCAGCC gtcTTCATAAATAATAAAGGATTGGTGTATTCTGTCATCCTGCTCCTGGCATCCGTGTTTTTGACG GTGACGAGCGTTCATTTGAACCGCTGGAGGCTGGATCGCCGGCTGGGTCTGGCGCTGCTGTTTCTCTACGCCatcttcctgctctgctccatcCTCTTCGGGCAGATGTGA